Within the Indicator indicator isolate 239-I01 chromosome 1, UM_Iind_1.1, whole genome shotgun sequence genome, the region ttcttccttctctctggctCTTAACCCTATGCATAACTTTCCCTTTGTTTCCTTCTATCTATCAAACCTCCCCTTACCCATCCAGAACAATTAAAGCAAGCTGACCATGTCAATAGCATTTTCACTCAGCTTTTTCTCATGGTAGAGAGGATGACTATCACCAGAAGGTTATCTAGTCACCACAGTCAGTATTTGCTAATAATAGATGTTTTACAGACAACGACTGCAGATAAACCGGAAATTCCATTTTCCATCTTGCTTCTATGGGAATGAAGAGGTGCTACCACACATGACATTTGAGGGCACTGGAACTGTGCCTCCTTTGTGGGCTGTAACTTTTCCAAATTACAAGGTCTCACTTCCTTGCCCTGAGAAAATtacaggaggaggcagaggaggaaagaaatcaTTCCCAAAACtaacaaaggaaaacacagcttGCAATGGGGAGAAATAATGTTTTCCCCCACGGTACCAAATTGCTTCTCCATTCACCAACCTCCAAATATTTGGCTTCGAGAAGCCAGTGGTAGTGCACGTCCTGTGTTACGTGTGCCAGGGCAGGAAGCCACAAAGGAAGCCAAGCAGTTTACATGCTGCCACGCAATGAAGATGGAGGATAGGAATCCCCAGTGACCAAAGTCCCCAACTTCTTTTGCTGTGTTTACTCCTTCTTGCTTGCCCCTAACCAAAGTAAACCCAATGAAAACAGCAAAACTCCTCAAGGCCAGCttctcacctctgctgctgtagcACCTCCTCCAGGaggcttcttccttctctgctgctcccactgctgctgtacATGCAGGTGTTGGGCTGCGTGTGTTGGAAAGGGCTCATGGCACTCCTTGCTGCTCGAGATGAGGAGGACTGACACACCTGCCGAGCAAAGCCTTTGATTTTATTCAAGCCGAGAAACCCCTTGGCTCGTGCATTCTTCCGCAGCTGCTGCCTAAAAGCCTTCAAGCCTGTGggacatgaggaaaagaaatgcacTTTAATCCTCCTTAGCATTTGCCTAGGAGCCTATTGTACAGATCAGCTTTTCTGGGCAGCTGCCTTCATTTGTGTGAGAACTGTGCTAGCAGGGAACGTGACTCTTCAGTTGATGTTCACCCCTCTGCTTCATGGTCAGGGCAAAGTTTATGTAACAGAACAGGCTTTGAGACAGCTGCATCCTTGTGGAGATGGACACATGCACAGCAAATGAAAAACCTGACAGAAATCATGATGTTGTGCACTCTGTATTTTAGGAGGAAGGTGGAGCCTGTCATCCCACTCATGGCAGCAGAAATATCTTCATGGGCAGGCTGCATCAGTATCTGAGAACCTCTTATCTGGGTACTTTCCTCAGGGCATCCAACTCTCTCTCAGGGACCATGAATACAAGGGGCAGAATAGTCAGGTGGCTGGTCTTGGTTTAACACCAATACAGGCAAGCAAGTATCCTTGTATACTACCTCTTTCTAGTGGCAGCTGGAATAGCGCAGTCCCCCAGCAATAAAGCAATGAAGGCATTACCTTGAGTTAATGAGGTATCAGATGCTCGTCTTCCTTCTTGGAAGCTGACAGGCAGGAGAGAAGCCCCTCCCATGCAGCCTTGAGCTTGTAACACTGGAGCGTCAGACTGGGAAGCTAGGAAGGACGACGTCATCCTAGCTGTGGCTGGACTCCCCGTCATTACTTGACCTGCcaagcagctgctcagggccactgAGCTGTCATTTGAAGATGAAGTAAGGCAGCTGTCTGAACTAGTTCCCTCTGTGGGGCttgcagaagaggaaatgacTATACCTatggaggggaagaaaggagagaaagagcatTCTCAAGATGAGTACAGGAAGGAACAAACATGACATCAGAGTCTTCTGCCCACCTACGCTGCCACTAATAAGCACCTATAAGCCAAAGaggtgtccagcagctcctatTGTCAAAGGGCTTGACTCCAGCAACGGGTCATCAACAACTAACCTAAGATTGGGCTCCAGTCCAGCTGGCAGGGCACCAACTCAGCTATGCTGGATCAGGCCTACAGCATTTCTTTAGCACAACAGCTCTGGCACTGGATCATTTTGTGAACAGTTTTGTTTGACGACTTCACGGGGTCCAGATGTGTATCAAATACGGTTAGCGATGACCTTGTTTCTAAATTTGGGCATCTCCACCTTCCCCAGTACGACAGCAACAACAAGCAGAGAAGAGTTAGGTTCTGCTTGTGAGAATGTTCCCCTCTTAAGTGATCCAGAAGAAATACAACAGTGCAGCATCTCTTCCTTAAGGGCCAGGTTTATTTATGGGAACACAGAACTATGGAGAGCTGAATACAGACTTGTTTTCTGGGCCTTCCTATCCCAGTCAAGATAAAATCAGCACAAACTCCCTAGGCATTTGTCAGCTATGGAACTCCTTCTCTGTCCTTCTCCCCAGCTATGGACACCCTTTACCTTTCCCAGACTTACTTACATGGAGGAGCATGCTGATAGAAATGAGTGGTCACTTCAGCCAGTGTGTGCCTCCTGCTAGTGTTGCTAGGGATGCGAATGGGGTGGTCATATGCCTTAATTTCatcttccagctccttctcctgccttACTTCTTCACTAATGGTGGTCTCCAGAAGGCTGTTGGGGGAGATGGAGCGGTTCCGGAAAAGCCCGTTGAAGTTGGGATCCACAGGAAAGAACACAGGCTGCAAAACAtgtcagatcacagaatgaagGGTGTTTTGCTTATTTGTATGCTACCTTTTCATACCCTTCACAGCCCTGTGACATGTCTCCAGTAGCTACACTGTTTTAGATGCTACTGTGACACCAAGCCCAAATGCCAAGCAAAAGAttggagagagaaaacaacagaGTCACAACCACTCTTGTCTTGGATTGGCAGAACAATGGTGGGGATGAAACTAACACAGTTAGCTGAGAACACCAACCTGTATTGGACTGTTGATGTCACAGTCCATTTCTGCCTGCAAGGATGGCTGAATCAGGCTCTGAGGTTGCTGGTAAAGCAGAGATGATCGCAGGGTTTCACTAGTGAGACTGTCCTGAGGcatctggagagagagagatcaaTGCACAGAAGCCATCACATATACTACAGTTCCATAGGACTTTTCTGACACTTAGAGGGTCAAAGAATTTCAAAGCCACCTTCTGCCACCTTCCACCAAGCTTTCTCCACTTACTTGCTACAGAAATTAACCAAGCTGGTCTTTCAATGCCATTACAAACACAAACCTCCTTCTCCTAATTAGGCAATTTAACTGGAAGTACAATCTGAAAGGGCACCCAGAGCACACTTTAAAGAGAGTAgaggtaaagaaaagaaaaaaatgtcagaaaaacacacaaactgACTCATGGAGTACTTCTGAGGATCCTACCGGGCATGTAACAAAGAATAGTAACTAACACACGCCTAAGAGAGAAAATTTCTATGAGACACCTAATTTGGCTCATTATTGACCTGCACTGGAGGCAGACTATTCTTTGGACCATGACCCACAGACTCTTCTTACCCAACAGGCCCTTAGTATTCAGTCACCCTCCTGATGAACAGCAGGAGGCTGTGTCCTATCAGAGGGTATCAAAACcagatttgtttttcagaagcCTGAGAGCTACAATCTGGTATTTTCCCATAGCAAGAGGCAGAAAAAACAGACCTAACAGGGACAGCTTCTCAGTAAGTAATGACCTTGCTTACCTCAACATTACTGATCTCAGAGCTCCTTGGCCTTTGCTGACGGCCAGTTGCTGGCCGACTCGATAGCTGGCTGCTTCGATACTCCTTGAGGCGCTCCAAGAGCAGGTAATAAATTGCAGCAAAATGGTTGTAGCTGCTGTTTTGCAGAGACTAGAAGAGATTGAAAGGACCCTTGAGTTACAGGTAACTCAGGACCTAAGGAGCCAAAACTCATCACTAAGGCCTCATTAACAgcatactcaaaaaaaaaaaaaaaaaacaacaaacagaagggcagtgaagatTTTACTACATTGCGACATTGAATCAAGGCCGGTCACTGTGTAACATATGTGACTGCACCACTGGCGTTCTGAGAGTCATTGAAGAGGTATCTAAGGGGCAAGCACTTCTCACCTCAATAGTTCTCTGCCTGTCGATGCCAAGTGTCTGCATTATCCCAAGGACTTGCTCATTGTAGTCACCCAGGTTGGAGTTGTAGTTTTGCATGGAGAAGGACAAAGACTGCTGCTGTTGAAGAGACGGGTCAGCTTGCATCCACTTGTGCTGCTTTATTTGGGAAATGGTTATTCGCTTGGTTGGGTCCACAACCAACATCCGGCGGATTAGTGTTTCACAGTCTGGATGACAAAGACAAACTCATGAGGGAGGAGTAAAAATAACAGCTCAGCCCCAGGTCACTGCTAAGAAATCTTCCCAGCAACAGTGTGATGTCTATGAAAGCAGGAATTAGAGGTTTTTGAGCAGCTGATGCCTGATCTAAGTACCAGATATTCAAAACAGCATGAGAGATGTCCACATACATGTCACAAAAGTAACACATCACTACAGGAAATGAAGCTGTACTGGATAGCAGCACGCTTCAGATGGCCTTGCACCTTGTAGGAGAGATACTTTTGTGTGGATGCAGCTATAGTACATCCACTTAAAATAGGTAGTTTAATATAGAAATCCATCACATACAACTTCCTGGTCCATATACACTGCGTATTTGTTTATAACCAGGAAATCAAAGCCATTCATGGCTATAAGGGATAAAGGTCAGACTTCAAAAGATAGTCTTCACTTGAAGACAGAAGTACATTTGCTTGTTTTCAAATTCAAGGCAGAGAGAGGTGATAACACTCTTGAGTCCCTTTTTCTCACTAGACTGTTGGACTGCTCAAGAAACAATGCTAAGCCCCACTATTACTGCTCTCCTTGAACACCTAGCCACCCTGAAATACACCCCATCTGCATAGTTTAAATGTCTTACAACTGCACTCATCTCAGC harbors:
- the SIK1 gene encoding serine/threonine-protein kinase SIK1; translation: MVIMSEYTAVPAAGQGQQRPLRVGFYDIERTLGKGNFAVVKLARHRVTKTQVAIKIIDKTRLDPSNLEKIYREVQIMKLLNHPHIIKLYQVMETKDMLYIVTEFAKNGEMFDHLTSNGHLSESEARKKFWQILSAVEYCHSHHIVHRDLKTENLLLDANMNIKLADFGFGNFYKSGEPLSTWCGSPPYAAPEVFEGKEYEGPHLDIWSLGVVLYVLVCGSLPFDGPNLPTLRQRVLEGRFRIPYFMSEDCETLIRRMLVVDPTKRITISQIKQHKWMQADPSLQQQQSLSFSMQNYNSNLGDYNEQVLGIMQTLGIDRQRTIESLQNSSYNHFAAIYYLLLERLKEYRSSQLSSRPATGRQQRPRSSEISNVEMPQDSLTSETLRSSLLYQQPQSLIQPSLQAEMDCDINSPIQPVFFPVDPNFNGLFRNRSISPNSLLETTISEEVRQEKELEDEIKAYDHPIRIPSNTSRRHTLAEVTTHFYQHAPPCIVISSSASPTEGTSSDSCLTSSSNDSSVALSSCLAGQVMTGSPATARMTSSFLASQSDAPVLQAQGCMGGASLLPVSFQEGRRASDTSLTQGLKAFRQQLRKNARAKGFLGLNKIKGFARQVCQSSSSRAARSAMSPFQHTQPNTCMYSSSGSSREGRSLLEEVLQQQRMLQLQHHQLLQTVCPQASQTSATNGIPSSDSMGTCKAANSLLLSELQRENSFELALAGNSQLLQPHFFGVSVSPVSSAAHLLDTHLYISSNVSPVGTTFSQQQSFSVQPPSCDTVTLQHGDCEMEDLTSNQLGKFVLVK